A window of Xylophilus sp. GW821-FHT01B05 contains these coding sequences:
- the queG gene encoding tRNA epoxyqueuosine(34) reductase QueG, with protein sequence MQEWARELGFSQIGVTGVDLSSAEAGLVSWLEQGFHGSMHYMESHGLRRARPAELVPGTVSVLTVRMDYLPMATPEGWQGIEFARLERPTEGIVSVYARGRDYHKVLRSRLQKLAERIAQEVGPIGHRAFTDSAPVLEAELAARSGQGWRGKHTLVLNREGGSMFFLGEIYLDLPLPASAPVTAHCGQCRACIDVCPTQAIIAPQRLDARRCISYLTIEHAGPIPLELRPLIGNRIYGCDDCQLACPWNKYARPATLADFDARPGLFGQPLAALMDWSEDDFLRRTEGGPIRRIGHARWLRNVAVALGNALRSGAGGEAERAALQRRTEHPDALVREHVAWALEPKKFEEKCL encoded by the coding sequence ATTCAGGAATGGGCACGCGAACTGGGATTCTCCCAAATCGGCGTGACGGGGGTGGATTTGTCCTCCGCTGAAGCGGGGTTGGTGTCCTGGCTGGAGCAGGGGTTCCACGGCAGCATGCATTACATGGAGTCGCACGGCTTGCGCCGCGCGCGGCCGGCCGAGCTGGTGCCGGGCACGGTCAGCGTGCTGACGGTGCGCATGGACTACCTGCCCATGGCCACGCCAGAGGGCTGGCAGGGCATTGAATTTGCACGGCTGGAGCGCCCCACCGAAGGCATCGTCTCGGTCTATGCCCGGGGCCGTGACTACCACAAGGTGCTGCGCAGCCGCCTGCAAAAGCTGGCCGAGCGCATCGCGCAAGAGGTGGGCCCCATCGGCCACCGCGCCTTCACTGATTCGGCGCCGGTGCTGGAGGCCGAGCTGGCCGCGCGCAGCGGCCAGGGCTGGCGCGGCAAGCACACGCTGGTGCTGAACCGCGAGGGCGGCTCGATGTTCTTCCTGGGCGAGATCTACCTCGACCTGCCACTGCCCGCGAGCGCGCCGGTCACCGCGCATTGCGGCCAGTGCCGCGCGTGTATCGACGTCTGCCCGACACAGGCCATCATCGCGCCGCAGCGGCTGGATGCGCGGCGCTGCATCTCTTACCTGACCATCGAGCACGCCGGGCCGATCCCGCTCGAGCTGCGGCCCCTGATCGGCAACCGCATCTACGGCTGCGACGACTGCCAACTGGCCTGCCCCTGGAACAAGTACGCGCGGCCGGCCACGCTGGCGGATTTCGACGCGCGCCCCGGTTTGTTCGGCCAGCCGCTGGCGGCCCTCATGGACTGGAGCGAGGACGACTTCCTGCGCCGCACCGAAGGTGGCCCGATCCGCCGCATCGGCCACGCGCGCTGGCTGCGCAATGTGGCGGTGGCGCTGGGCAATGCGCTGCGCTCAGGTGCGGGCGGCGAGGCCGAGCGCGCCGCGCTGCAACGCCGCACAGAGCACCCCGATGCGCTGGTGCGCGAGCACGTGGCCTGGGCGCTGGAACCCAAAAAATTTGAAGAAAAGTGCCTGTAG